The following proteins are co-located in the Deinococcus aerius genome:
- a CDS encoding transcriptional regulator → MRRLLLAALLLAGGASAADADDLSAALRQARSVAARGQVEVTVLFPPRGVPTRRANALPAVPFRPALLARNFTVSRAGTEPVAGRQSTRFELTPKVGQAARWTLWIDQAWNIPLAFEERMPDGSLARRAAFLKVNAQPTRVQVRVPAIPEGLRAAVLAAFPGLRLPPGFVPEGVRVRANGRLDVSLTDGVNVLALVLAARDVAAAPGVASRRVGGRFVWLVGNLPGAALTQVLANVRAVNPTALGTFLPTADSGR, encoded by the coding sequence GTGAGGCGCCTCCTGCTGGCCGCCCTGCTGCTGGCAGGTGGGGCGAGTGCGGCTGACGCCGATGACCTAAGCGCCGCCCTGCGCCAGGCGCGCAGCGTGGCGGCGCGGGGGCAAGTGGAAGTCACGGTCCTTTTTCCGCCGCGGGGCGTGCCCACCCGCCGGGCGAACGCCCTGCCCGCCGTCCCCTTCCGCCCGGCGCTGCTGGCGCGCAACTTCACCGTCAGCCGGGCGGGAACGGAGCCGGTGGCGGGGCGCCAGTCCACCCGTTTCGAGCTGACGCCGAAGGTGGGGCAGGCCGCCCGCTGGACCCTGTGGATCGACCAGGCCTGGAACATCCCCCTGGCCTTCGAGGAGCGGATGCCGGACGGGTCGCTCGCCCGGCGCGCGGCCTTCCTGAAGGTGAACGCCCAGCCCACGCGGGTTCAGGTCCGGGTGCCCGCGATTCCCGAGGGGCTGCGCGCGGCGGTCCTGGCCGCCTTCCCCGGCCTGCGGCTGCCCCCCGGCTTCGTGCCCGAGGGGGTGCGCGTCCGGGCGAATGGCCGGTTGGACGTGTCCCTCACCGATGGGGTGAATGTGCTCGCGCTCGTCCTAGCCGCCCGCGATGTGGCCGCTGCCCCCGGTGTCGCCTCCCGCCGGGTGGGGGGGCGCTTCGTGTGGTTGGTGGGCAACCTGCCCGGCGCGGCGCTGACCCAGGTGCTGGCGAACGTGCGGGCGGTGAATCCCACGGCGCTGGGAACTTTTCTGCCCACCGCTGACTCTGGCAGATAA
- a CDS encoding DUF1800 domain-containing protein yields MSLQPHTRKLTPEDAAHFLRRTAFGATDAQIRALVGRDAREVAREALSFGMDLAPGNPFDPTQGTRPGAAAQLARGAWLYEMLYGPHPLRERLALTWSNHFVIGTDKVKNAPMLTGYLALLRRHAATTDFAAFALDVARHPAMLRYLDNDQNRKGKPNENFSRELLELFTTGLGTPAQPNYTEQDVHEGARALTGWTYEGGRGNKNFLEEPRFVSRPNLHDTGSKTYLGQSGNLSGEDIVRIAATRPQTAAFVSRKLHRAFVADTPDEGAVAASAETWRRTNGNVRAVLEELLSSEVFYTRRAAIIRSPVEFVVGAVRTLGQPRLDAKQMLNLVQTASKMGQLLLQPDTVKGWDGGREWINDSALLTRMQLAAALTLGAKAPTLEKPPTALALLGTERSPLQAALDGLNPKQRTYLTLISPEFQLA; encoded by the coding sequence ATGAGCCTGCAACCCCACACCCGGAAGTTGACCCCCGAGGACGCCGCGCACTTCCTGCGGCGCACTGCCTTCGGCGCGACGGACGCGCAGATTCGCGCCCTGGTGGGCCGCGACGCCCGCGAGGTGGCCCGGGAGGCGCTGAGTTTCGGCATGGACCTCGCGCCCGGCAACCCCTTCGACCCCACGCAGGGCACCCGGCCCGGGGCGGCGGCGCAGCTCGCCCGCGGCGCCTGGCTGTATGAGATGCTCTACGGCCCGCACCCGCTGCGCGAGCGACTGGCGCTGACCTGGAGCAACCACTTCGTGATCGGCACCGACAAGGTGAAGAACGCCCCCATGCTGACGGGCTACCTCGCGCTGCTGCGGCGGCACGCGGCCACGACCGATTTCGCGGCCTTCGCGCTCGACGTGGCGCGGCACCCCGCCATGCTGCGGTATCTCGACAACGACCAGAACCGGAAGGGCAAGCCCAACGAGAACTTCAGCCGCGAGCTGCTGGAACTCTTCACGACCGGCCTCGGCACGCCCGCTCAACCCAACTACACCGAGCAGGACGTGCATGAGGGCGCCCGGGCCCTGACCGGCTGGACCTACGAGGGCGGGCGCGGCAACAAGAATTTCCTGGAGGAGCCGCGCTTCGTCTCGAGGCCCAACCTCCACGACACCGGGAGCAAGACCTACCTGGGCCAGAGCGGCAACCTGAGCGGCGAGGACATCGTTCGGATCGCCGCCACACGCCCGCAGACCGCCGCCTTCGTGTCCCGCAAGCTGCACCGCGCCTTCGTGGCTGACACGCCCGACGAGGGGGCCGTGGCCGCCAGCGCCGAGACCTGGCGCCGCACGAACGGCAATGTCCGCGCGGTGCTGGAGGAACTGCTCTCCAGCGAGGTCTTCTACACCCGCCGCGCCGCCATCATCCGCTCCCCGGTCGAATTCGTCGTGGGCGCCGTGCGGACGCTGGGCCAGCCGCGGCTGGACGCCAAGCAGATGCTCAACCTCGTCCAGACCGCGAGCAAGATGGGCCAACTGCTGCTGCAACCCGACACCGTGAAGGGCTGGGATGGGGGCCGCGAGTGGATCAACGACTCGGCCCTGCTCACCCGCATGCAGCTCGCCGCCGCCCTCACCCTGGGGGCCAAGGCGCCGACGCTGGAGAAGCCCCCAACCGCGCTCGCCCTGCTGGGCACCGAGCGTTCTCCCCTCCAGGCGGCGCTGGACGGGCTGAATCCGAAGCAGCGCACCTACCTGACCCTGATCAGCCCCGAGTTCCAGCTCGCCTGA
- a CDS encoding DUF1501 domain-containing protein produces MTLDRRDFLKYSALAVAVTSGMPGFLARAAAQAGGTKTLVVIQLTGGNDGLNTLIPYSNGAYYAARPNIAIPKKDVLTLTPDLGMHPSLKPLMGLWDAGHLAWMENVGYPNPNRSHFASMAIWHTADPTQAQAEGWIGRIAEKIGDPFCASNIGGTTPQALRAADFSLPSIDGVDNFQVKLPAGLDGAFQTMLNTSRTGEAAYLQRATRQMLTNTQKVQQNVSKYRPGAKYPEGQFAAQLQDAARLIAAGTGQRVLYVSLGGFDTHAGQRAEQDELLGHLASGLAAFQADLEAQGLADRVVVMGFSEFGRRVAENASAGTDHGKGSVMFAFGKGVKGGIHGDSPDLEDLSDGDIKYRQDFRGVYAAALTRWLNLDARGILGGDFGGPAWLG; encoded by the coding sequence ATGACCCTGGACCGACGTGACTTCCTGAAATACTCCGCCCTGGCGGTCGCCGTGACGAGCGGGATGCCCGGCTTCCTCGCCCGCGCGGCGGCGCAGGCGGGCGGGACGAAGACGCTCGTGGTGATTCAACTGACCGGCGGCAACGACGGCCTGAACACCCTCATCCCCTACTCGAACGGCGCCTACTACGCCGCGCGGCCCAACATCGCCATCCCGAAGAAGGACGTGCTGACCCTGACGCCCGACCTGGGGATGCACCCCTCCCTCAAGCCGCTGATGGGCCTGTGGGATGCCGGGCACCTCGCCTGGATGGAGAATGTGGGCTACCCCAACCCCAACCGCAGCCACTTCGCCTCCATGGCGATCTGGCACACCGCCGATCCCACCCAGGCGCAGGCGGAGGGCTGGATCGGGCGCATCGCCGAGAAGATCGGCGACCCCTTCTGCGCGTCGAACATCGGCGGCACCACCCCGCAGGCCCTGCGCGCCGCCGACTTCAGCCTGCCCAGCATCGACGGGGTGGACAACTTCCAGGTCAAGCTCCCGGCAGGGCTGGACGGCGCCTTCCAGACGATGCTGAACACCTCCCGCACGGGCGAGGCGGCGTACCTCCAGCGGGCCACCCGGCAGATGCTCACGAACACGCAGAAGGTGCAGCAAAACGTCTCCAAGTACCGCCCGGGCGCCAAATACCCCGAGGGCCAGTTCGCCGCGCAGCTTCAGGACGCCGCCCGATTGATTGCCGCCGGAACCGGCCAGCGGGTGCTGTACGTCTCGCTGGGCGGCTTCGACACCCACGCCGGGCAGCGCGCTGAGCAGGACGAACTCCTGGGCCACCTCGCCTCCGGCCTCGCCGCGTTCCAGGCGGACCTGGAGGCGCAGGGCCTCGCCGACCGGGTGGTTGTGATGGGCTTTTCCGAGTTCGGGCGCCGGGTGGCCGAGAACGCCAGCGCGGGCACCGACCACGGCAAGGGCAGCGTGATGTTCGCCTTCGGCAAGGGCGTGAAGGGCGGCATCCACGGCGACAGCCCCGACCTGGAGGACCTGTCGGACGGCGACATCAAGTACCGGCAGGACTTCCGCGGCGTGTACGCGGCGGCGCTGACCCGCTGGCTGAACCTCGACGCGCGGGGCATCCTGGGCGGGGACTTCGGGGGACCTGCGTGGCTGGGGTGA
- a CDS encoding metal-sensitive transcriptional regulator has protein sequence MTRTPRKAPHAPTAEDEHKHHLCMPEESRKKAARRLAIARGHLESIQRQLDDPHAYCIDVLRQLSAVQGALSGAAEVVLRGHLEAHVATAALRGDESEIVEELMEALKYT, from the coding sequence ATGACCAGGACCCCGCGCAAGGCGCCTCACGCCCCCACCGCCGAGGACGAGCACAAGCACCACCTGTGCATGCCCGAGGAGAGCCGCAAGAAGGCGGCGCGGCGCCTGGCGATTGCCCGCGGGCACCTGGAGAGCATCCAGCGCCAGCTCGACGATCCCCACGCCTACTGCATCGACGTGCTGCGCCAGCTCAGCGCGGTGCAGGGGGCGCTGTCCGGCGCGGCGGAGGTGGTGCTGCGCGGGCACCTGGAAGCGCACGTCGCCACCGCCGCCCTGCGCGGCGACGAGAGCGAGATCGTGGAAGAGCTGATGGAAGCGCTCAAGTACACCTGA
- a CDS encoding CopZ family metallochaperone, with product MNTTELNVTGMSCGHCQSSVTKALKSVPGVTEARVDLQTGKAVVEGDASPQELVRAVVEEGYGAQVVTG from the coding sequence ATGAATACCACTGAACTGAACGTCACCGGCATGAGCTGCGGTCACTGCCAGAGCAGCGTGACCAAGGCCCTGAAGAGTGTTCCCGGCGTGACGGAGGCCCGGGTAGACCTGCAAACTGGGAAAGCCGTCGTGGAGGGCGACGCCAGCCCCCAGGAATTGGTCAGGGCCGTGGTCGAGGAGGGCTATGGCGCCCAGGTCGTGACCGGCTGA
- a CDS encoding cation diffusion facilitator family transporter, whose translation MTHSHAHGHSHAPAHYGRAFAIGITLNVAFVAVELTSGVLARSLALIADAGHNASDVLGLLISWGAYVLSRRRPSPRFTYGLRRSSILASLTNAVLLLVAVGAILLEAARRLQAPEPVEGGLVIGVAAVGIVVNAVTAYLFASGSRHDLNLRGAYLHMAADAAVSLGVVVAGALILLTGWLWLDPAISLIVAGVITVGTWGLLRDSVRLALDAVPEGVDAAGIRAYLRALPGVAGVHDLHVWGLSTSETALTAHLVMPQPRVDQAFYAELRRALHDRFGIEHATFQIEAGTGAGSCALAPDEVV comes from the coding sequence ATGACCCACTCGCACGCCCACGGGCACTCCCACGCGCCCGCCCACTATGGCCGGGCCTTCGCCATCGGCATCACCCTCAACGTCGCCTTTGTGGCCGTGGAGCTGACCTCCGGGGTCCTGGCACGGTCCCTCGCCCTGATCGCGGACGCCGGGCACAACGCCTCGGACGTGCTGGGCCTGCTGATCTCGTGGGGGGCCTACGTCCTCTCGCGGCGCCGCCCCAGCCCCCGCTTCACGTATGGCCTGCGCCGCTCCTCCATCCTGGCGTCGCTGACCAACGCCGTCCTGCTGCTTGTCGCCGTGGGGGCGATCCTCCTGGAAGCCGCGCGCCGCCTCCAGGCCCCCGAGCCGGTCGAGGGCGGCCTGGTGATCGGCGTGGCGGCGGTCGGCATCGTGGTCAACGCGGTGACCGCGTACCTGTTCGCCTCAGGGAGCAGGCACGACCTGAACCTGCGGGGCGCCTACCTGCACATGGCCGCCGACGCGGCTGTCTCCCTGGGTGTGGTCGTCGCGGGGGCCCTGATCCTGCTGACCGGTTGGCTGTGGCTCGACCCGGCCATCAGCCTGATCGTCGCCGGGGTGATCACGGTCGGCACCTGGGGCCTGCTGCGGGACTCGGTCCGGCTGGCGCTGGACGCCGTGCCGGAGGGGGTGGACGCGGCGGGCATCCGCGCCTACCTGCGCGCCCTGCCCGGCGTGGCGGGGGTCCACGACCTGCACGTGTGGGGCCTGAGCACGAGTGAGACCGCCCTGACCGCCCACCTCGTGATGCCGCAGCCGCGCGTGGACCAGGCCTTCTACGCCGAGTTGCGCCGCGCCCTGCACGACCGGTTCGGGATCGAACACGCCACCTTCCAGATCGAGGCGGGGACGGGGGCGGGTTCATGCGCGCTCGCCCCGGACGAGGTGGTGTGA
- a CDS encoding ArsR/SmtB family transcription factor, giving the protein MRDQAVTQPHEQDLLRVSELFRALSEPVRLRLLLLLRDQGRTVGDLVDALGLPQSTVSRHLAVLRGASLVRGERRGTRVTYHLADVHVAHIVGDAFLHARHERLGLPERDAH; this is encoded by the coding sequence ATGCGAGATCAGGCCGTGACCCAGCCTCACGAACAAGACCTCCTGCGCGTGAGCGAGTTGTTCCGGGCGCTCTCCGAGCCCGTGCGGCTGCGGCTGCTCCTCCTGCTGCGTGACCAGGGGCGCACGGTGGGCGATCTGGTGGACGCCCTGGGGCTGCCGCAGAGCACCGTCTCGCGCCACCTCGCCGTCCTGCGCGGGGCCTCCCTCGTGCGGGGGGAGCGGCGCGGCACCCGCGTCACCTACCACCTCGCGGATGTACACGTGGCCCACATCGTGGGGGACGCCTTCCTGCACGCCCGGCACGAACGGCTCGGCCTGCCCGAACGGGACGCGCATTGA
- a CDS encoding heavy metal translocating P-type ATPase, which yields MTKTIELGVGGMTCASCVGRVERGLKKVEGVESAVVNLATERATVAYDPEKTTPQALLDKVRDVGYEPVVSELELGVQGMTCASCVGRVERALRRVDGVLDASVNLATERASVRYLPSSVSPGQLKAAVVDAGYAVLESQAGVDRSDQEREARDREVRGLRRAIAFSALFAVPLLILAMLPMLSMSFGEWLHERVSMSTLSWIMLLLAAPVQFGPGLRFYRLGWKSLRHRSPDMNALVMIGTSAAFLYSLVATLAPQVFPEGTAHVYYEASAVVVTLILLGKYFEAVAKGRSSEAMKKLLGLQAKTARVVRGGQELELPVDEVLVGDLISVRPGEKVPVDGEVVSGNSFVDESMITGEPVPVAKQAGAPVVGGTINQNGAFQFKATRIGADTALAQIIRLVETAQGSKPPIQGLADRVVSVFVPIVLGIAALTFLVWLLVGGQQALSFALVNTVAVLIIACPCAMGLATPTSIMVGTGKAAELGVLFRNGSALEGLQGVNVIAVDKTGTLTKGKPELTDLVTAPGFDRAEVLGLVAAAEEQSEHPIARAIVDAAKREGVALPPLESFEAVPGYGLEARVRGHLVQVGADRLMERLGLSVASFAAQAERLGDEGKSPLYAAIDGQLAAAIAVADPIQAGSPEAVRALHRQGLRVAMITGDNARTANAIARQLGIDEVLAEVLPSGKSDAVKALQAKGNKVAFVGDGINDAPALAQADVGLAIGTGTDVAVETADVILMSGDLRGVPNALALSRATLRNIRLNLFWAFAYNVVLIPVAAGALYPAFGWLLSPVLAAAAMGFSSVFVLSNALRLRSFRPPVRPAPVPARTGAATPARA from the coding sequence ATGACGAAGACCATCGAACTCGGGGTGGGGGGCATGACCTGCGCCAGTTGCGTGGGCCGCGTCGAGCGGGGCCTGAAGAAGGTCGAGGGGGTCGAGAGTGCTGTTGTGAACCTCGCCACCGAGCGGGCGACGGTGGCCTACGACCCGGAAAAGACCACCCCCCAGGCGCTGCTGGACAAGGTGAGGGATGTCGGGTACGAGCCCGTCGTGAGCGAACTGGAGCTGGGCGTGCAGGGGATGACCTGCGCGAGCTGCGTGGGCCGGGTGGAGCGCGCCCTGAGGCGGGTGGACGGGGTGCTGGACGCCTCGGTGAACCTCGCCACCGAGCGGGCCAGCGTGAGGTACCTGCCGTCGAGCGTCAGCCCGGGGCAGCTCAAGGCGGCGGTGGTGGACGCTGGGTACGCCGTGCTGGAAAGCCAGGCGGGCGTGGACCGCAGCGACCAGGAACGCGAGGCCCGCGATCGGGAGGTGCGGGGTCTGCGCCGGGCCATTGCCTTCAGTGCCCTCTTCGCGGTGCCCCTCCTGATCCTGGCGATGCTCCCGATGCTCTCCATGTCCTTTGGCGAGTGGCTGCACGAGCGGGTCAGCATGTCCACCCTGAGCTGGATCATGCTGCTGCTGGCCGCCCCCGTGCAGTTCGGCCCGGGGCTGCGCTTCTACCGCCTGGGCTGGAAGAGCCTGCGCCACCGCTCGCCCGACATGAACGCCCTGGTGATGATCGGCACCTCCGCGGCTTTCCTCTACTCGCTCGTCGCCACCCTGGCCCCGCAGGTCTTCCCCGAGGGCACCGCCCACGTCTACTACGAGGCCTCGGCGGTCGTGGTCACCCTGATCCTGCTGGGCAAGTATTTCGAGGCCGTCGCCAAGGGAAGAAGCAGCGAGGCGATGAAGAAGCTGCTGGGCCTCCAGGCCAAAACGGCACGTGTCGTCCGTGGCGGTCAGGAACTCGAACTCCCGGTCGACGAGGTCCTGGTCGGCGACCTGATCTCGGTGCGCCCCGGCGAGAAGGTGCCGGTGGACGGCGAGGTCGTCTCCGGCAACTCCTTTGTCGACGAGAGCATGATCACCGGCGAACCGGTCCCGGTCGCCAAGCAGGCAGGTGCCCCCGTGGTCGGCGGGACGATCAACCAGAATGGCGCCTTCCAGTTCAAGGCGACCCGGATTGGCGCCGATACGGCCCTTGCGCAGATCATCCGGCTGGTCGAGACGGCCCAGGGCTCCAAACCTCCCATTCAGGGTCTGGCGGACAGGGTCGTCTCGGTCTTCGTCCCCATCGTCCTCGGGATCGCCGCCCTGACCTTCCTGGTCTGGCTGCTGGTGGGTGGGCAGCAGGCGCTGAGCTTCGCGCTGGTGAACACGGTCGCCGTGCTCATCATCGCCTGCCCCTGCGCGATGGGCCTCGCCACCCCGACGAGCATCATGGTCGGCACCGGCAAGGCCGCCGAACTCGGCGTGCTCTTCCGCAACGGCTCGGCGCTCGAAGGCTTGCAGGGCGTGAACGTGATCGCCGTAGACAAAACCGGCACCCTGACCAAGGGCAAACCCGAACTCACCGACCTCGTGACCGCCCCCGGCTTCGACCGTGCGGAGGTGTTGGGGCTGGTCGCGGCGGCGGAGGAACAGAGCGAACACCCCATCGCCCGCGCCATCGTGGACGCGGCGAAGAGGGAAGGCGTGGCTCTCCCTCCCCTGGAGAGCTTCGAGGCCGTGCCCGGATACGGGCTGGAGGCGCGGGTGCGGGGCCATCTGGTGCAGGTCGGCGCCGACCGCCTCATGGAACGGCTCGGCCTGAGCGTCGCCTCCTTCGCCGCCCAGGCCGAGCGGCTGGGGGACGAGGGCAAGAGCCCGCTGTACGCGGCCATCGACGGCCAGCTTGCCGCCGCGATTGCAGTGGCCGACCCCATCCAGGCGGGCAGCCCGGAGGCGGTGAGGGCGCTCCATCGCCAGGGCCTCCGGGTCGCCATGATCACCGGGGACAACGCCCGCACCGCGAACGCCATCGCCCGACAGCTCGGCATCGACGAGGTGCTGGCCGAGGTGCTGCCCAGCGGCAAGAGTGACGCGGTGAAGGCGTTGCAGGCGAAGGGCAACAAGGTGGCCTTTGTCGGGGACGGCATCAACGACGCCCCGGCCCTCGCCCAGGCGGATGTGGGCCTCGCCATCGGCACCGGAACGGACGTGGCCGTCGAGACCGCCGACGTGATCCTGATGAGCGGGGACCTGCGTGGGGTGCCGAATGCCCTGGCCCTCAGCCGCGCGACCCTGCGGAACATCCGGCTCAACCTGTTCTGGGCCTTCGCGTACAACGTCGTGCTGATCCCGGTCGCGGCGGGCGCGTTGTATCCGGCTTTCGGGTGGCTGCTCAGCCCGGTGCTGGCGGCGGCGGCGATGGGCTTTTCCAGCGTCTTCGTGCTGAGCAACGCGCTGCGGCTGCGCTCCTTCCGCCCGCCCGTCCGCCCCGCCCCCGTTCCCGCCCGCACGGGTGCCGCCACCCCGGCGCGGGCCTGA
- a CDS encoding KGG domain-containing protein has protein sequence MTGNKTDVRSGGSARGFARMDPARQREIASKGGKAAHASGHAHQFTSEEAREAGRKGGQASHSGGQRARKPQVTR, from the coding sequence ATGACCGGAAACAAGACGGACGTTCGCTCGGGGGGCAGCGCGCGGGGCTTTGCCAGGATGGACCCGGCCCGGCAGCGCGAGATCGCCAGCAAGGGGGGCAAGGCGGCGCACGCGAGCGGCCACGCCCACCAGTTCACCTCCGAGGAGGCCCGGGAGGCCGGGCGCAAGGGGGGACAGGCCTCCCACTCCGGGGGGCAGCGCGCCCGCAAGCCGCAGGTCACGCGGTAG